In Trichoplusia ni isolate ovarian cell line Hi5 chromosome 7, tn1, whole genome shotgun sequence, a single genomic region encodes these proteins:
- the LOC113496202 gene encoding ATP-binding cassette sub-family B member 10, mitochondrial: MLQRLIYNSIELKLSGRQHLLFSIPNKAHLCHQCGSRLNSRYKVPDLLNYYKKSFYNRNGLFNLKLRCYSTQVDAPKTKEQILDPITEKKTLNSSKKINVKLKTSELKRLFDLAKPEKWTLTGAIGFLIVSSSVTMAIPFSLGQVLDIIYSSTTDLATARAKLDTLCLMLCGVFLVGGLCNFGRVYLMSISGQRMTQALRRQVYAGILRQEAAWFGRTSTGELVNRLSADAQLVGRNLSQNLSDGLRSLFMVGAGTGMMFYMSPSLALIGLCVVPPVSMLAVIYGRFVRGITRQLQDSLAETSELAEEKISNIKTVKAFSKEQRECETYGQRIDNLLKLAYKESLAVGSFYGLTGLAGNTIIILVLYYGGGMVATEQLTVGNLTSFLLYAAYVGISIGGLSSFYTELNKGMGAATRLWEIIDRRPAIPVSGGLKPVDRPVGEIVLEDIHYSYNNTPLIRGVNLHLWPGKSIALVGRSGCGKSTIASLIMRLYDPEKGRILLDGIDIRNLDPVWLRSHIGYVSQEPVLFSGSIKENILYGALDESCEEPRYVEKLDKYEPSWMSAARTAHLHELVVTKDGWDRQVGARGGQLSGGQKQRVAIARAIVKNPKILILDEATSALDTYSEYLVDKALKEISKDRTVLTIAHRLSTIQSADEVAVLENGVVVEKGPYAELIAKPDGFFRELVTHQTFAKKSERRDNRDNPDVQKT, from the exons atgttacaaagatTAATTTACAATAGTATTGAACTTAAACTATCAGGGCGGCAGCATCTATTGTTTAGTATTCCGAACAAAGCTCATTTATGTCATCAATGTGGATCCAGGTTAAACTCTCGTTACAAAGTGCCAGATctccttaattattataaaaagagcTTCTATAACAGAAATGGACTGTTTAATCTAAAACTACGATGTTATTCAACTCAAGTGGACGCACCAAAAACTAAGGAACAAATCTTAGATCCgataaccgaaaaaaaaacactaaattctTCGAAAAAAATCAATGTCAAATTAAAGACATCAGAATTAAAACGATTATTTGATTTAGCTAAACCAGAAAAATGGACTCTAACAG GTGCTATTGGATTTCTTATTGTATCATCAAGTGTGACTATGGCTATACCATTTTCTTTAGGTCAAgttttagatattatatacaGCAGTACTACAGACTTGGCCACAGCTAGAGCCAAGCTGGACACTCTGTGCCTGATGCTTTGTGGAGTATTTTTGGTTGGAGGGCTCTGCAACTTTGGCAGAGTATATTTAATGTCCATATCAG GTCAAAGAATGACTCAGGCACTAAGGAGGCAAGTGTATGCTGGTATATTGCGTCAGGAAGCTGCTTGGTTTGGTAGAACTTCAACCGGTGAACTAGTCAACAGGTTGTCAGCAGATGCACAGCTGGTTGGCCGTAACCTAAGTCAAAACCTTAGTGATGGGCTGAGATCCTTGTTTATGGTTGGAGCTGGAACTGGCATGATG ttttacaTGTCTCCATCTCTGGCACTCATTGGGTTGTGTGTTGTCCCACCTGTGTCAATGTTAGCTGTTATATACGGAAGATTCGTGCGCGGCATTACGAGGCAGCTGCAGGATTCATTAGCTGAAACCAGTGAG TTAGCTGAAGAGAAAATATCGAACATAAAGACTGTCAAAGCATTTAGTAAGGAGCAGAGAGAGTGTGAAACATATGGACAGAGGAtcgataatttattgaaattggcTTACAAAGAGTCTCTGGCTGTTGGCAGTTTCTATGGATTG ACTGGACTAGCAGGGAACACAATAATAATCCTCGTACTTTACTACGGAGGTGGAATGGTAGCCACTGAACAGCTGACTGTCGGCAATCTGACCTCTTTCCTGCTCTATGCCGCATACGTGGGCATCAGTATCGGTGGCCTTAGTAGTTTTTACACAGAACTGAACAAGGGTATGGGTGCTGCTACGAGGCTGTGGGAGATTATTGATAGGCGACCAGCAATACCTGTTTCAG gtgGCTTAAAACCAGTTGACAGGCCAGTAGGTGAAATAGTTTTAGAAGATATTCACTATTCATATAACAACACGCCTTTAATAAGAGGTGTTAATCTTCACCTTTGGCCCGGCAAGTCAATTGCACTTGTTGGGAGGTCAGGCTGTGGTAAAAGTACTATCGCGTCTTTAATAATGAGGCTGTATGATCCTGAAAAGGGCAGGATATTGTTAGATGGAATCGATATAAGAAACCTGGATCCCGTTTGGCTGAGAAGCCATATTGGTTATGTTAGTCAG GAACCTGTTTTATTTAGCGGGTCTATAAAGGAGAATATTTTATATGGTGCTTTGGACGAAAGCTGTGAAGAACCAAGATACGTAGAGAAGTTAGataaa TACGAGCCGTCGTGGATGTCTGCGGCCCGCACGGCGCACCTGCACGAGCTGGTGGTCACCAAGGACGGCTGGGACCGGCAGGtgggcgcgcgcggcgggcaGCTCAGCGGCGGCCAGAAGCAGAGGGTCGCCATCGCCAGGGCCATCGTCaag aaccCAAAAATTTTAATACTCGATGAAGCTACGTCAGCACTAGACACATACTCCGAGTATTTAGTCGATAAAGcattaaaagaaataagcaAAGATCGAACAGTCCTCACTATAGCACATAGACTGAGCACCATTCAGTCAGCTGACGAGGTCGCCGTGTTGGAAAACGGTGTTGTCGTTGAGAAGGGACCCTACGCCGAGCTGATAGCGAAACCAGACGGATTCTTTAGAGAACTGGTCACCCACCAGACGTTCGCCAAAAAGTCCGAGAGAAGAGACAATCGAGATAACCCAGATGtacaaaaaacatga
- the LOC113496203 gene encoding probable 4-coumarate--CoA ligase 1 — MDLALSERGEHAKTIEWKRRLQHLRANASRENIASGNMSNLKVLRGSLTRQILNSFACAKHGKKSNRAIVSYSRLLSRSLATQTATAVDSKHLNSPWGEIQVGKETLTDFVFSDVESWADAPAVTCGASGRSYDYGMTRMMIERCACALAGPLKLAHGERLGLILPNIPEFVVLIHGAMRAGLVVTFANPLYTADEIRRQFSDCNVKAIATIEMFMPVAQEVGKTLKDYKGTIWVGGDDDKSKGIYGLKSLLMADHEADLPKVDCDEVCLIPYSSGTTGMPKGVMLTHKNLVSNLKQTQCPKMMKYGGEKGKGDVLLTVPPFFHIYGFNGILNYNLKLGYHIVTMPRFTPDDYIKCLVEYQPTTLFVVPSLLAFLATHPLVKKEHLQWVETIMVGAAPTTDSMLEKFLLKCEKTKDQIKLLQGYGMTESSPVTLMTPYEYPYSKVGSVGQLVPSTQARVVSITTGEMLGPHKSGELWLRGPQVMKGYWNNEAATKETVDSDGWLHTGDVAYYDDEFYFYIVDRTKELIKVKGNQVSPTEIENIIMERPEVADVAVVGVPDPLAGEVPRAFVVLKPKQKLTDKDVCDLVAQKLTRYKHLDGGVVFLDAIPRNAAGKIMRNELKVLGHKKQR, encoded by the exons ATGGACCTTGCCCTCAGCGAGCGCGGAGAACATGCCAAAACTATCGAGTGGAAGCGGCGACTACAACATTTACGCGCCAACGCTTCGCGGGAAAACATTGCTAGCGGAAACATGTCTAATTTGAAAGTTTTGCGCGGGAGTTTAACGCGGCAAATTCTTAACTCGTTCGCTTGTGCCAAACATGGGAAAAAATCTAACAGAGCGATTGTGTCATACAGCCGTCTTTTGAGTAGAAGTTTAGCTACCCAAACAGCAACTGCAGTAGACAGTAAACATTTGAACTCGCCATGGGGTGAAATTCAAGTCGGAAAGGAGACTTTAACGGATTTTGTGTTCTCTGATGTCGAATCCTGGGCTGATGCACCGGCTGTG ACATGCGGTGCATCGGGGCGGTCCTACGACTATGGCATGACGCGAATGATGATAGAGAGATGTGCATGTGCGCTCGCTGGGCCTCTGAAGCTGGCCCATGGCGAGAGACTCGGCCTCATCTTACCCAACATTCCGGAATTCGTCGTGTTGATCCATGGAGCGATGAGGGCTGGACTCGTTGTAACGTTTGCGAACCCTCTGTATACAGCAG ATGAGATAAGACGTCAGTTTTCTGATTGCAATGTAAAGGCCATCGCTACAATCGAGATGTTTATGCCAGTCGCCCAGGAGGTCGGTAAGACCCTGAAAGATTACAAAGGGACTATTTGGGTTGGAGGCGACGATGATAAATCAAAAG GAATATACGGCCTGAAATCATTGCTGATGGCTGACCACGAGGCAGATTTGCCAAAGGTGGATTGCGACGAAGTCTGTCTAATCCCATACTCAAGTGGCACGACCGGCATGCCTAAAGGTGTCATGCTGACACACAAGAACCTTGTGTCTAACTTGAAACAAACTCAGTGCCCCAAGATGATGAAATATGGTGGAGAAAAAG gtAAAGGAGACGTGCTCCTGACTGTTCCACCGTTCTTCCATATTTATGGCTTCAATGGTATCCTGAACTACAACTTAAAACTCGGCTACCACATTGTTACAATGCCCAG ATTCACTCCAGACGACTACATCAAATGTCTTGTGGAGTACCAGCCGACTACCTTGTTCGTCGTACCATCTCTCTTGGCTTTCTTGGCGACACATCCCTTGGTGAAGAAGGAACACTTGCAATGGGTCGAGACCATCATGGTGGGCGCAGCACCTACCACCGACAGCATGCTTGAGAAGTTCTTGCTGAAATGTGAGAAGACCAAGGATCAGATTAAATTGTTACAAG GTTACGGTATGACTGAGAGCTCCCCTGTTACCCTGATGACGCCATACGAGTATCCATACAGCAAAGTGGGCTCTGTGGGTCAGCTGGTCCCAAGCACTCAAGCTCGAGTCGTGTCTATCACCACAGGCGAGATGCTAGGGCCTCATAAATCTGGAGAGCTGTGGCTGAGAGGACCGCAA GTTATGAAAGGATACTGGAACAACGAAGCGGCGACGAAGGAGACAGTGGACAGCGACGGCTGGCTACACACGGGCGACGTGGCCTACTACGACGACGAGTTCTATTTCTACATAGTGGACCGCACGAAAGAACTCATTAAGGTTAAGGGCAATCAG GTATCACCAACAGAAATCGAGAATATTATCATGGAGCGTCCTGAAGTAGCAGACGTAGCAGTAGTAGGCGTGCCAGACCCCTTGGCCGGGGAGGTACCCAGAGCGTTCGTCGTACTCAAgcctaaacaaaaactcactgACAAAGATGTGTGCGACTTAGTCGCGCAGAAACTCACGAGATATAAGCACCTTGACGGTGGCGTGGTATTTTTAGACGCTATCCCAAGGAATGCAGCTGGCAAAATAATGAGGAATGAACTCAAAGTTCTTGGTCACAAGAAACAACGTTAA
- the LOC113496205 gene encoding serine/threonine-protein phosphatase 4 regulatory subunit 2-like encodes MENAEEIFHFLEDFSKRKPKTIPQELNEYLAYVARTGDPVYQWSLVKSLFKEKLLSVITDFYETSPGIDIPPYPNVDPFNYDIMKNSLLERLDSFTSAPFTVQRICELLTYPRKQYNRVDKFMRAIEKNILVVSTREPGTQRHAEPENGEPVEPVVNGSDNNSEYNVDVEMEDMSWKENAEQQTISEPQPGSSDAHISVDDIEARLKAKQETPMDTQDKTTNQYESVTPPELNVNADEQPAEAKTSDEPSPQASVSAPEEPKVEATTSSSSHDEPKVDVDMKPETSAPALIIPEIKVDDAEMTEQRLNEQSSTDTKVQETIETCHKEPSSSEPKPEVEPQSVSMDENSSDSTTKEDNEPKLISEVSTSSEESSSSSDNTDGSSNSPKTDERHIDVQEESSQSDTPSEENVVKESEQIPDLTPEQPAEEPPPKAEIQSDNYSISDVNSELPQPPAEGPKTEEVIEEKREPEKIEETKSDITKTETEPNKES; translated from the coding sequence ATGGAAAACGCTGAAGAAATATTCCATTTTCTTGAAGACTTCTCTAAGCGCAAACCCAAAACAATTCCACAAGAACTAAACGAGTACTTGGCGTATGTAGCACGAACCGGTGATCCAGTTTACCAATGGTCTCTTGTAAAAAGcttattcaaagaaaaattgCTCTCTGTAATCACTGATTTCTATGAAACTTCTCCAGGTATTGACATTCCCCCATATCCAAACGTTGATCCATTTAATTACGACATCATGAAAAACAGTCTGCTAGAACGTCTAGATTCCTTCACATCTGCACCATTTACAGTTCAAAGAATTTGTGAATTACTTACGTATCCTCGTAAGCAGTACAACCGCGTTGATAAGTTCATGAGAGCCATAGAAAAGAACATTTTAGTTGTTAGTACTAGAGAACCTGGAACTCAACGACATGCAGAGCCAGAAAATGGTGAACCAGTGGAACCTGTCGTAAATGGCTCTGACAACAATTCCGAATACAATGTTGATGTTGAAATGGAAGATATGTCGTGGAAAGAAAATGCTGAACAACAGACGATCTCAGAACCCCAGCCAGGTTCATCAGATGCCCATATTTCTGTGGATGACATTGAAGCTagattaaaagcaaaacaagaAACACCTATGGATACTCAAGATAAAACTACCAATCAGTATGAATCTGTAACTCCTCCTGAACTTAATGTAAATGCAGATGAACAGCCAGCTGAAGCCAAAACCAGTGATGAACCCAGCCCCCAAGCCTCAGTGTCTGCACCGGAAGAACCAAAAGTTGAAGCTACAACTTCATCAAGTTCCCATGATGAACCAAAGGTTGATGTAGATATGAAACCTGAAACAAGTGCTCCTGCCTTAATCATTCCAGAAATTAAAGTTGATGATGCAGAAATGACTGAGCAAAGACTGAACGAACAGTCCTCTACAGATACTAAAGTTCAAGAAACTATTGAAACATGTCATAAAGAACCTTCTAGTTCAGAGCCTAAACCTGAAGTAGAACCACAATCGGTTTCTATGGATGAAAACAGTTCTGATTCAACCACAAAAGAAGATAATGAACCAAAACTCATTTCTGAAGTTTCCACATCCAGTGAGGAGAGTTCATCTTCAAGTGACAACACTGATGGAAGTAGCAACTCTCCTAAGACAGATGAAAGGCACATAGATGTGCAAGAGGAATCCAGCCAGTCAGACACTCCATCAGAAGAGAATGTGGTCAAGGAATCTGAACAAATACCTGACTTAACTCCTGAGCAGCCTGCTGAAGAACCACCTCCTAAAGCTGAAATACAATCTGATAATTACTCAATATCTGATGTTAATTCTGAACTACCTCAACCACCCGCAGAAGGCCCGAAGACTGAGGAAGTTATAGAAGAAAAAAGAGAACCAGAAAAGATTGAAGAAACAAAGTCTGACATAACCAAGACAGAAACAGAACCGAACAAAGAGTCATAG
- the LOC113496206 gene encoding glutaredoxin-related protein 5, mitochondrial-like: MNSLLRRSIFPIYNNSLKLTCRSFAEVPVKEKIDEIVKKNKVVVFMKGVPEAPRCGFSNAVVQIMRMHAVPYDSHDVLSDENLRQGIKDYSNWPTIPQVFINGEFVGGCDIMLQMHQSGELIEELKKVGIKSALLEMYVR; the protein is encoded by the exons atgaatagtttGCTACGTAGAAGTATTTTTCcaatttataacaattcattaaaattaacatgcCGATCATTTGCCGAAGTTcctgttaaagaaaaaattgacgaaatagttaaaaaaaataaagtagtagTATTCATGAAGGGTGTACCAGAAGCGCCACGATGTGGATTCAGCAATGCCGTCGTACAGATAATGAGGATGCACGCAGTACCTTATGATAGTCACGATGTCCTATCTGACGAAAATCTCAGACAAG GTATTAAAGACTATTCAAACTGGCCAACAATTCCACAAGTTTTCATAAATGGAGAATTTGTTGGAGGTTGTGACATCATGCTACAAATGCACCAGTCCGGTGAACTTATTGAAGAACTCAAAAAGGTTGGTATAAAGAGTGCGCTACTAGAAATGTACGTACggtga